From Scleropages formosus chromosome 1, fSclFor1.1, whole genome shotgun sequence, a single genomic window includes:
- the ccdc102a gene encoding coiled-coil domain-containing protein 102A has translation MNPSHSPHVADGLGLHFDRVRLPDSATATPLATLRPDSHLSLLPPSSIGMAEGRDWESWEELRLRELEEVRTRAAQMEKTMRWWSDCTANWREKWSKVRAERNRARDEVRQLRHCLDALTKELEVALPPSFSSLSSSSSSSKPLEGVELLDHEPVKDVGLEMPESCKDAESLEIAPLLRAKAHETRDGCLSDSLRCGPGWPLWDDMPTQADEAYRVSALQLRLGESQKVLLKERENKNLLVKNMEQLEAGLSHWKQKYEELNKSKQEAFEQLILLKELHQNELGRMSEDLEDELGARTSMDRKLAELRGEMERLQVENTQEWGRREQLETEKLALERENKKLRVQVEDLEEQLSRKQRQSATALDLDLKSIQSELFERNKELADMCHIHSKLKKQHHDKMAELAHANRRVEQHEAEVKKLRFRVDELKKELVQAEDELDEAHNQTRKLQRSLDEQVEHSENLQVQLDHLQSRLRHQQNSSFFGKKLRSLRFGSDHHPDGSPSDVDEEEEELQIHIT, from the exons ATGAACCCCTCCCACAGCCCCCACGTGGCTGATGGCCTCGGCCTACATTTTGACAGGGTGCGGTTGCCGGACAGTGCTACAGCTACGCCTCTGGCCACACTCAGGCCTGACTCACACCTGTCCCTGCTTCCACCCTCGAGCATTGGCATGGCCGAAGGCAGGGACTGGGAAAGCTGGGAAGAGCTGCGCCTgcgggagctggaggaggtacGCACCCGGGCAGCCCAGATGGAAAAGACAATGCGCTGGTGGTCTGACTGCACGGCTAACTGGCGTGAGAAGTGGAGCAAGGTGCGGGCAGAGCGGAACCGTGCTAGGGATGAGGTGCGCCAGCTGCGCCACTGCCTGGATGCCTTGACCAAGGAACTGGAAGTTGCTCTGCCaccctctttctcctccttgtcatcatcatcgtccTCCTCAAAGCCCCTGGAGGGGGTTGAGCTCCTGGACCACGAGCCTGTGAAAGATGTGGGCTTGGAGATGCCTGAGAGTTGCAAG GATGCAGAATCCTTGGAGATCGCCCCGCTACTGAGAGCCAAAGCTCATGAGACTCGGGACGGCTGTCTCTCTGACAGTCTCCGATGTGGCCCTGGCTGGCCACTCTGGGACGACATGCCCACCCAAGCGGATGAAGCCTACAGGGTCAGCGCCCTCCAGCTGCGTCTGGGCGAGTCGCAGAAGGTCCTTCTAAAAGAACGCGA GAACAAGAATTTGCTTGTGAAAAATATGGAGCAGTTGGAGGCTGGGCTGAGCCACTGGAAACAGAAGTATGAGGAGCTGAACAAGAGCAAACAGGAGGCTTTCGAGCAG CTGATCCTCCTGAAAGAACTGCACCAGAATGAACTGGGCCGCATGTCGGAGGACCTGGAGGATGAACTTGGAGCGCGTACCAGCATGGACAGGAAGCTGGCCGAACTGCGGGGAGAG ATGGAGCGGTTGCAGGTGGAGAACACGCAAGAGTGGGGCCGCCGTGAACAGCTGGAGACGGAGAAGCTTGCACTGGAGCGCGAAAACAAGAAGCTGCGGGTGCAGGTGGAGGACCTGGAAGAGCAGCTGTCCAGGAAGCAGAGGCAGAGCGCCACCGCCCTTGACTTGGACCTCAAGAGCATCCAGAGCGAGCTCTTCGAGAGGAACAAG GAGCTGGCAGATATGTGCCATATACACTCCAAGCTGAAGAAGCAGCACCACGACAAGATGGCTGAGCTGGCACATGCCAACCGCCGTGTGGAGCAGCACGAGGCTGAAGTGAAAAAGCTGAGATTCAGGGTGGATGAGTTGAAAAAGGAGCTTGTGCAAGCAGAAGATGAG TTGGATGAAGCCCACAATCAGACCaggaagctgcagaggtctTTGGATGAGCAGGTGGAGCACTCTGAGAATCTGCAGGTCCAGCTGGATCACCTCCAATCTAG ACTCCGGCACCAGCAGAATTCTAGCTTCTTTGGGAAGAAGCTTAGGTCACTGCGGTTCGGCTCAGACCATCATCCTGATGGGTCACCTAGCGACgtggatgaggaggaagaggagctgcaGATCCACATCACTTGA